The DNA segment tttaataacgATTGCGTTAAAAGTACTATTAAGATGTAAAAAaacgaataaataaatattgaaaagcgttttgtctttatatattatttttaacccaaaaaaattttaagatacTCCCATCATGCACGAAGTTGTAGCCCCACCACCCATTTCTCCAGCAAAATAATCTTTGTATAGCATATGCCGTGTAAAACCGGTTATAATTACAACTATTTGGGGCATCTGGACAAAACAAATGCCCATTGAATCAAGGCTAGCTTTTTCCTAAATTTTGGCCCATAAACCATAAAAAATTGTAGCCATTTCGAACGGCCTCAAATTCAAAAGAATCTCATTTTAtcctaataaaaactaataatactaagaattaatatttattgataagaaaaaataacattgaCAATACACATATAGATGATACAATATATTGATATTATAGCTGAGCCGCCTAATATGACCGAAGACATTCTTGTTTTACTATAACGTAAATTAATACCTTTTTGTCTTTCTTATGAATCAAATGCGTTTGAAATTTAACTGAAGTCATTAAGCAGTTGGCTTATTTGCATGACTTTGAAGTGGAAGTTGGGAACTTGGAATGACATGACAAAGTCCAGCATCTGGCTCCGTTTTGAAGAATAAATTTCAGATATCAATACTATTCCACGCTATTAGTGTCATTCTTTCGTTTTCGTTTTCGTTTTGAAAACATTACCAATAGAGCTGTTAAAATGGTTTAGTACACTCCAATTAGTCCTGGACTATGTGTGACAAAGCTTTAAAAAGTTCATAGGACCAAAAACTCAAAGAAACGctcataagataaaaaaaaataatatcacaaAGGTCTATGGGTTACGGTCTATCTACGAgccataaatttttatatataaatttaaatgtattttttgtcCCTTGTAATTTAACCATTCTCATTTTTGtccttgaaatatttttattttattttaatccttataaaatatatttatttttttcccttaaaaCACTATAGATAACACTTATTtcagtatttaaaatatttttttgctgtTTAAAGCACTATTTAAAGTACAAATAACActttaagaacaaaaaaataaaataacattttataagaattaaaacaaaaaaattataggaatggaaaatatatttaaatcttatatatttataagtaGATAACTTTGTTGCATAAGCCTAACTTTATTTGTTGCCTAACAATTAGATAAAATTAACAATGCACAATATTGATATTGTGGTCCCTTGActatttatgttaattttgtgAGTCTGacaattgaataaaattgacaTTTCAGCAATCACAATGATAATAATGTtattcatgttaaaaaaaaactttgttttcttactatttaaaagtttagaaaattaatgttttttttaattatctaaatAAGTGATCCATGTAATAACATCTCtattacaaaatacaaattacTCAATCTGGAGTTATGATCTTTGCTTCTATTTTACAAAGGCCATGCTCTTCGACTCCTTTGCCATCGTGTATCTCCTTCCACCGCCTTCTCTCCCTTCCGTGGTGGTGTTGGGTGGAGGTGGGATGCGGTGGTCAAGGAGGTTGGGGGAGAGGTGGAAAGAGTTTTCTTGAGAGAGGAAGGATAAGAAGGGAACATTTAGGAATTTTGGGGATGCATTAAGTAATATCCCAATGACTATTGCTTGTGTTGGGCCTTAAGCTTTCGCACTTGTTTAGTCCAGTAATCTTTCGGCCTAAAACGGTTAGATTACATACGACCAAAAATATTAGTtactgaaaaaacaaaaacttctgCTAAAAACTGGTTGgctgatgctaggtgcacccaagtGCACCCAGCACTTGAGGAAAAAAGACTGAAATAACCCTGATTTGTAAGTTTTTTAAGTTAATCCGtaaaaggcttacggatcaaattgatccgtatgcttaatatcaacatacagattaatttgattcatatcaatcttacggatcaacttgatccatatgaTTTACGGACCACCCTCACGCATATCCAGCACAAATCCGAAGAAAGTATAGGGATAGTTTTGGCATTTTCCAAAAATGCTGGGTGTACCTAGCATCAACCAAACTTTTTTAATCCGAGGTATGATGATTTACTGGGTCTCCGTTGGGCTCAGGTCTTGGACAAGAACAACTGCTCTCAAATCCGTAATGCGAGGAAGACGATATTGAGAGttgagttttaatatttttaaaataagaaacaaatcaataaatttagtaTCTGACCTTTtacatttcattttataaatatcCTATTGTtctgttaattttaaaaaaaaatccttaagtGACTGGATTATGTGCATAAGGGAAAATCTCCTTAAAAGGAATGCGTATCAAATGATCTTTTGTTAATCAGTGTTTAAACTTTAAGCTGGTCGGGTTAATCCAACctgtttgaaatttaaaatccattatgtaGGTGATTTGGTTAAATAAAGTAGCAAAAGAAAAACCAAAGAAAGAACGTGCGAAAAAAATGTGTTAGACTGAACATTTTGTGAAAGAGTAAAATGTCATAAGCCGCATAAGACATTTTGGAAAGATGAGTTGTGGTCATGAAAGAGTCATGTTTACCTTTTAGGTAGAAAAAATGGAATTGTTAGCCAGAGATATTgtagggaaaataaataaagtaagagTTTAACAGACATGTAAGCTTTTATATTGTTAATGATCATaaataatcttttatatatatatatatattttaagatactttttatttcatttttgattgattttaagatgctttttattaaagttaaaaaatatattatatataattaagtaacaatgtaattttttttcacattgtcaataactatatatatatatatatatatatatatatatatatatattatatttataaagtaacataaaataaatttaatttctatgtatTGCTAATATACAAAACTATAATAagaataacatttaaaaaattattgtaaaaattaataaatttattatacaagataaatttataattagacaataacataataaaaaaaatttacattaagaGAAAATGGTTATacactaatgtaaaaaaatttatacactaatcaaatcataattattgactcttcaaataattatcttaaaatcatttaaatggtaaattacaattaaatgacattgtaaaaaattaaatgatattctaaaactgttttatattattattgcatatatattaaattctaTGTACtatttattcatataaaatatcTTCAGATCCATTATTAAAAGTAAAACtattgttaattaaataattgatattgtgtataattgtttttcttttttctgtttttgcttTCATGTATCTCAAAAGGAAAGAGAACAGTAAAGGGATTTTTGTTAATCACAAAATCAAATGTAACTAATCCATCCGAACTCCtaagagatatttttttttttcagcttacaaatcataatttttttgttttgttttgtattttttcttttcacggGACAAATCTCTCCAGAGATGTTTTGTAAGAAAATTGCAAGGGTGTCGTTGGctggaaaaatatattatttcagcagaaaagaaaaaagaaaagaaatttctAATTGATATAGACACCTTTTGTGGGTCCTATAGCACGAAGAGAAGTGTCTAGACTCTAGAGCCCAATATTATATCCATACTATGGAAAAGGAATACATATCCAAACCTAATAAAATGattcataattataaataatcatttctGTAATGCTTTGCTTCTTGACCCCAACAATCAAATTTGTTTGGCTTTtccaaaaaagtaaataaatagaaatgatTTACATTCAGATGGAAAAAGCTAACAAAGCAATAGGTTGAACTAAGCACGGAATTGCGATATGATCAAAAATCATACGATAGTATAAACTAACCTAAATAACTGATACAGTCTCACTGACTACAGATAATGTTTGACTACGATTTtacatggattaaaaaaattatatactcaAACATACAGGTCttcattatttacaaaaacacaCAATTTTACTGTGCATAGGACCGTATGTGTTTTCGAAAATCCATTCAGAATTTTAGTCTTTCCAATCTGAATTctcaacatgattttttttttattttaagaaaatttattttttaaaagatttaaaataatataaataaaaaaattaataaaattagaaaatattatgatataattttttaattactatgtaaatacttaaataaattgCAAGCTAAAAGTAACTGAATATCttgtaagtttttctaaagtttaatttttatttcttaggcGGTTTTGTTTCCCtatgtatattaattaaaaataaaaaaaattgattagtagtcttaaaataaattttaaaaaatagaaaataatttaaaaggtttaaattgattaaaaatacaataaataaataattactatatctcaattatataatacatataattaaaatattatgataattGAGATGATAATAAACAAGAAATATatgtaataaacaaaatataataaaataagaataataaaaatactaacaaatacaattaaaacataaaaataacgaaactaataataatttaaaaaatattaaataggggcatattttttttctatttaggttactaattttatcaaaataactaaaatttctattaaacAGAAAAGTTTATTGGATTATCATCTTTAACATCtcttcatttttcaattatgtTAACACCTTTAACGTGTTTTCACTATTTTCTAGTAGTTTAATTCTGCTatgtttctgaaaaaaaatcatattagatTTACATGCCTCAATGAATGTTCATTGgattcaacataaaaaaatatcgtTTTTGAAGACATATCCATTTCGTTATGCCAAAAAATTGTAGCACTGACACGTAGTAAGATACAGAAAACTAAAGATTTGGAATATTACGTGACAGATTCTTATGAgtgatataaataattttttatcgattaatggtaattattttttttttaacgacGATTCCGTAAACTCTCTCTCCTTCCTTTCTTACTGTCCAACCAAACTTACATCTTCATATAAATGTGGCAAATCGTGTGAAATGCTTGTCTTCCCGACAGTTCCTacgaatctctctctctctctctctctctcccccacacacacacactctgaTGTTTTGGATTTGGCTTAAGTGACTGTGTTCTGTTTCTTCAATTGCACAAATTGTTGGACTTCTAAATTCCATCACTTTGAAGAATAGTGTGATAAGTATTAGGAATAAGAAGCTGCCACTCATGACGAAGCAGAAAATTCGCAACGCTCTTTTGGTGCACTTGGtgattctcttcttcttttctacatcggttgtttCAGCGAGAGTTGTGTCTCTCTTGCAGAACTACGGGAACCCGATTTTCAGATCAAATTTTCATTCTATTTACGACACTTCCAAGTACGGTGTGTTTCAACTGAGTAACGGGTTGGGTAAAACGCCTCAGATGGGGTTCGATTCTcgatttctctctctctctctgactcTTTTGCTTTTAGTTGAATAAGTTTCTGGagttaaagtttttatttttttcttcttttttcacgGTTGCAAAGTCAGCCAGGTGCACATACACGGTCACGATCAAAGATATTTTGGTTGGTCTTAactttgatgttttattttttatttttctatagatGGAATAGCTGGAACTTCTTTGCATGCAATATCAATGAAATGGTCATTAAGGAAACGGGTATTGTTTTCTTGCTTTGATGCATCATCATCATTCACTTGCATTTCCTCAATGAATTAGCACATGCACGGATTGTGATCAACTGATCATGTCAGTCTTCTTGGTTTCATAATCAAACTTTTGATCCTCcctcaccatttttttttattttgctttgtgaaaaataaaatatcttaattttgattttatttcaattaattactaataaaatCACAACTTATATCTTTCAGCCACTGGACGAATAATGAATTTGAACAAGTCCCGGAAAATTGGAAAATGATGTGTTTTAAAAGCTGATATCTACCAAGGGGTCTAGCTCAGTTGGTTGAACAACATGCATAAGTTGTTGTAAATCCCCTGGTCTATCTTTGATTCttacggataaaaaaataaaaaaaaaccgataTCTTTTTGGAGTGGCGGGAGGAATTTCACCCCTTGGTCTTTGGCTCTGCCTGCACTTTAAATAACTCTGCATTCTtgaaaatttttctttcttttttggtgaAATAGGTTAACTATTTAACAGAGACAAAgattcatttgtttttcttgtgAATTTTCAATTTTGCATTCCATTGGATAGCGATTTGTATTATGATTTTACATTTATAATCTCCAATCACATATTTTGTTTCACTGCAAGCATTATGGTTCatatttttacaattaatagcagtcattcaatcttttcttaGTAATTAATGTCTAGTCTACTAGTGCTGATATGTATTTTATCCTTTCAGCTGATGCACTGGTATCAACGGGGTTGGCTGATTTAGGTTATGTGTATGTCAACATAGGTACTCTTCTTGTGTGTTCAAAATGAACATTCTAAGTTCTAACAGTGTGTCATCTATTTATACTTATTTGATATCACAATTGGCAATGTGCAGATGATTGCTGGTCTTCTGTGACAAGAAATCTGAAGGTCAGCTAAATTCTgttgttttcacttttcaatGTCACTGGATCAACTTTATGGTCATCATCTATTATTGCATATACTTGTTGGCTTTTTAATGTTATCTATCTGGACTTTCAATTGGCATTTGTTATGTCTTGGCTAAAGTTACTGTTGTGTAAAGATTTAAAGTTATACATTCCTTGTGCTTCCAGCCTTGTACTGCCACATGTATATTTGTTTAATCAAACAGCAACCATTTTCTGTGTGAATAAATGGTTACGTAGCAAAGTTTAAAAATCTGTTCTGAATAttctttttgtaaatatatGTTGCTCCTTACTGTTTTGGGTGTGGAAGTGCAGGGTCAACTGGTTCCTGATCATAAGACATTTCCATCTGGAATCAAAGCTCTAGCAGATTATGTACATGGAAAGGGACTCAAGCTTGGCATATATTCTGATGCTGGGTAAGTGGGTAGTATGACATTGTAAAATCAGGCCAGATGTTTTAACAATTGattctaaaataaatgttaCTCATGTTGATTCTGACTAACTGATCTTCTAATCTCCTGCTTAATATTTTTACACATCTCACTTTTATTAGGGTTTTTACATGTCAAGTCCGGCCAGGATCAATTTTCCATGAAACAGATGATGCAGATTTATTTGCCTCTTGGGTTAGATTCTATTTTCTCTTTTGCATGATTTGCAGAACAGTATCAGATACCATTCATGTTTAGGGGGATTTGTGGAGGTCCAAAGAACATATGTACTCTTGATTGCTTTCTGTTTTATTATGTGTATTGCATGCCGGTAGCACATCTGATATAAATTGTCTAGCTCGacaatatatctttttttggaattaatttgttattttacaaaacaaaaccaaccttTGGATATGAATTTCTATTTAGTGCCATCATATACACCAAAAATTGGATGAGATAAGAGATAGTTCCATTTAATGGAATTCTCTTAAagtttttgagaaaataaattgaaaataatgccTTTCTAGATCAAATAGTTCTCAATCATTGATATGATTGAAATTTGTTGTTGAGAATTGAGATTCTTAGGAATGACCTATACTCTCATAGATATTATGTCTACTATGGTACAATTAGATTGTCAGAATTACAGAACAACTCAAGAATTTCTCAAGTAATACAAGAAAATTAGTCTCACTGCTTGATAAATTTAACCATAAAGTTTTGTtggtactttttttattatgtcgAGGGACATTTTTTACGCTATATTCTGTAAAAGCAGAACATCTTGGTAAGGTTATGTTAGTAATATATCTTGAGGTGCTTTTTGAAATCATTCCTGGTAAGTTGTAACTTGAACATCTTAGTcacattattcataaattgaaattgttgccactacatttttctttacttattagtaattttttcccCATTCAATCCTTTTACCAGGGTGTAGATTATTTGAAGTATGACAATTGTTACAATCTGGGCATCCCTCCAAAAGAACGGTTTGTTCTCATATTTATCTGTGTTTGCAATGGTCATTACACCTAGTACAATAAATTAAGTCAATGTGGTTGCTTTTATTCCAGATATCCGCCTATGCGTGATGCTCTCAATGCGACTGGGCAGAAGATTTTCTATTCACTCTGTGAATGGTAATAACTAATAAGTCATGTTTGGTTTTTTGTTATCTAAGCTAGTTACCAAGACCATTAGCTTGACAGAAATCTTCCTGCTGTACTTTTGATTTTGCAGGGGCGTTGAGGACCCTGCTTTGTGGGCAGACAAGGTTGGTAACAGTTGGCGCACAACTGGAGACATCAATGATTCATGGGCAAGGTTAAAATTCTTAACTATGACTTATAAAGTGGTGCTTTTAACATTCAATTAGGGTTACTCATGGCTCAATAACTTCAGATAATAGCATTCAACCAGATAAAACAAAAGTGGTGGGGCAAATCAGTCCTTAGTTACTGCCTTGGAATTGTGCAGACGCCCACTGATAATTGGAATATATTTAATGGTGTAATGATTACTCTTTTTGCGGCCTTGGCTTGGTCGTAATGAAATTATGTAGAAGGTTGTAACAACGAGTAGGCATGTGAAAGGGTAGGGATAAACGAGGGCAGAGGGTGGATGGTGTTTTTACATATATTCCTAGCAGTCAGAATAGGAAACATAATTAAGAATATTCATGTTTGGGAACTTTCTTTCTCTGAAGAGTAAgaagataagtgggttcattCCTTGAAACTCAGATAATCCTACCCAGTCAAATTTTATTCTCTTGTTGTCATTTAGCAGCTGGACTCAAGGAATTAGATGCACTCTAGCATACAGTTATTTGAGATTCTAGGATTCATGAAAGCTCTAAAAAGAATGTTGAAATAATGGAAAATGGAAATAGTGATTGGCATGGTCTCATGATTATttgtcataaaataatattattggaTCATGATGATAGAGATGATGTTAGCATAGAGTTAGGTGTTACATTTGTTTATATGGAATCTGGGTTATCCTGCAGGATCCATCAATTTTATTTGAGGTTTGACCACTTTGAAATAATAGAATACATTCCCTTGATTTTTTGTATATCTAATCTATTACCAGAAGATTACTTTTGATAATTTGTTCTTATTGGCAAAACCATTGGTGCTGCGCCAAAGTCTCACTGTCATTTCAATACAAAGTTTTAACATATGATCAATTAGCATTCTTGTCCAAAATTATCTGTTTACTGGGTTGTCTAATTCTTAAAAATGTTGCATTTCTTGTGTAGCATGACAACCATTGCTGATCTTAATGATAAGTGGGCTGCATATGCTGGGCCTGGAGGATGGAATGGTACACatgtttttcttgaaattttattgaaaatatatggCAAACCAGATGCATTCTTACTTACCTCATATTACTGTTTATGGACAGACCCAGATATGTTGGAAGTTGGCAATGGAGGCATGACTTACCAGGAATATCGTGCTCACTTCAGCATCTGGGCTTTAGCAAAGGTGTTGCTCTTAGTTTTTATTTCATGTTTCTCAACCCCCTTCCGGTTACGTCAATGCTGGATCTGCAATCTTTGCTCAATATTCATCTGTCACCTCCTGTTTTTCTATATGTTGTCCTGATAATAACTAGCAATTTGAGATCTTAGGATAGCTGGCATTTGGTGGCAAAATTGATCTTCTGGTAAAAAAAATAGGGGCAAGTTTGAATTAGTTATCAGTTAGTTTGGTCATATTTCTTGTGAATAAAGTGTAAAGACAAGCTTGGAAAGATCAAGACAAAAATGTTACATTTGAAACTTTCACATGCTCAAAATTGTGAACATGTTTGTGCAGGCTCCTCTATTGATTGGCTGTGATGTAAGAAATTTGACTGCTGAAACACTTGAGATTTTGAGCAATAAAGAAGTCATTGCCATCAATCAAGGTAGTACCtctgctttcaagttttgttatTAAGTTGATGCATAATGcctgtgtgtgtgtggtggtggtggtgtttatGTTGTTAGTTAGCACCTTTTTTCATCAATCTCATTCAGTAAGGTTAAATAAGGATACTGATTCTTATGTATCTCCGCAGACTCTCTTGGAGTCCAGGGAAGGAAAGTTCAAGTTTCTGGAGCAGATGGTTGCAGACAGGTAATCTGTTTTGTACCACCTCATAGTGCATTTATGTGAGAAAGCTTGGGCATTTGTCTGTGTTTTGCAGGTCCATTGTAGTTTCTGATGTAGATGTGATTGGATAAGATTTGATCCAGTTACTAGGGGGTTGTttggtttgaaaaaaatgttttgaagtttttattttatgtgtttacttttgtaaagtaaatagtgaaaacaaagtaaaacaaaagtggcatttttgtaattaaaagtaaaaacaaaatattttgtcaaaCCAAATGACACCTTAGTTATTTGGAATACTCCATTAGAGTGTGGTGTGTTCCTCCTACTGAATCTTGTATACTTTCTGAATAGAAATCAATATTATTCAATAGTCAATAGCCAAAACTGTTCAAAGTCTACAAAGAGCGTCTATTTATAGACCAACAAACTCCAAACATGACAAGACCAAAACATAATAAACTaaccaaatctaaaaatataaagcaaaacTAACCCTAATTTAGGATAAAATAATGGTGTCAATCTGGAGCAAGGAACATAAGCATCTTCATGTTGGATTAAGATAATTTCACTGCCCTGCTAATTTTACCTTCTAAAGCATTGCATAATAAACATACATGATCACTATCTTTGAAACTTCACCTATTTGTAGatgcaagttaaaaaaaaaagaatcaagaacaattagaCTACTGCTGTGCACTATTTTGATATTTGATATATGGCTTTTGACCATTTGGTATTATATTTGTCACTTTGACACCAGGACAAATCATTTGTTCCTCTTTAGGTCTTGATGTGACAAAGTATGTAGACTAATATGACCTTTAAAGTTGTGTACATGTTACTATATGCTAAATTTAGACTTTACTTGTACATCTTTACAGGTTTGGGCAGGTCCTTTGTCAGGAAACCGATTGGCTGTTGCTCTTTGGAATCGGTGCTCAAAAGTAGCTACTATAACAGCTTCATGGGAAGCACTTGGGCTTGAATCTGGGGTTCATGTTTCTGTGAGGGATTTGTGGCAGGTAAGCTAGCCTAGTTGCAAGAAACTGCTCCAAGCCAGTCTTTCTATATGATTTTATCAGGTTCTGTGCATGGTTCAGTTTTTAATTGAACCAAGCTGAACCACTTTATAAAATGGTTCAGTTCAAACTGAACTTGTTACCATAGAAATGGTTTGGTTTCTATGATTCAgttcaattaagtttttttttataaaaaaatataatcaaaccaCTTTACAAAAACAGTTTGGTTCAAAATGAACTTGTTTTACAGAAatgatttggtttgatttttgtgGTTTGAATGTTCGATTCAATTCAGTTTTGGAATAGTTGGTTtcaatttgctttttttttttcacaccccTTGTTTTTACTATTTAGGAGCTTGTTAACTTGAATGTTTTCTGCCCCTTTTTATCTTGCAGCACAAGGTAGTAACTGGAGATGCAGTGTCATCATTCAGTGCTCGAGTTGATATCCACGACTGTCAACTGTACATTTTTGCTCCATTTACAGTATCCCACTCTGTAGAGTAGCTCATACCTCACACACCTATGACTATGTTTTGGTTTTGGTCCATCAGTGTAGAAAGTGAACCTCTGCGtgtttattttctcctattttgttGCATCATTTCAGGATTTCTCGAGTATCAAATCATGCGCATCAATAGTGATTAGACTTAAAATGATGCCATAAGTAATGCATGtccttattatcatttttttcttttttgatgacAAAACAAACCATTTCATTATCAATTGGATTATCAATAACTTTAAGGCCATATTCATAATTCCATACATATTAGGttgcagataaaaaaaattgatatgaaaGTAGCTATGCACTTCGCTTCTAACTTCTAATAAGCATTAACTAATCATAGTTTGCCGTGACTTTACTATGCGTGTGTGGTTTTACTTTTTACAGCTAGAGACCTTCAGCCTTGAAATCATTAAGCGGCAGAAACCTCCAACAGTTCTTTAGCAATTTTAATGCATTCTGTCATGGAGCAATGTCTTATTGCATTTGTTGCTATGTGAGACCTGCTTGCGGCATAACCCTTCTGCTACATGCCAACACAGAAGCCAAGTAaatgtctgttttttttttctaaagctttaaggactaa comes from the Glycine soja cultivar W05 chromosome 6, ASM419377v2, whole genome shotgun sequence genome and includes:
- the LOC114415698 gene encoding alpha-galactosidase 3; the protein is MTKQKIRNALLVHLVILFFFSTSVVSARVVSLLQNYGNPIFRSNFHSIYDTSKYGVFQLSNGLGKTPQMGWNSWNFFACNINEMVIKETADALVSTGLADLGYVYVNIDDCWSSVTRNLKGQLVPDHKTFPSGIKALADYVHGKGLKLGIYSDAGVFTCQVRPGSIFHETDDADLFASWGVDYLKYDNCYNLGIPPKERYPPMRDALNATGQKIFYSLCEWGVEDPALWADKVGNSWRTTGDINDSWASMTTIADLNDKWAAYAGPGGWNDPDMLEVGNGGMTYQEYRAHFSIWALAKAPLLIGCDVRNLTAETLEILSNKEVIAINQDSLGVQGRKVQVSGADGCRQVWAGPLSGNRLAVALWNRCSKVATITASWEALGLESGVHVSVRDLWQHKVVTGDAVSSFSARVDIHDCQLYIFAPFTVSHSVE